A genome region from Mercenaria mercenaria strain notata chromosome 11, MADL_Memer_1, whole genome shotgun sequence includes the following:
- the LOC123531123 gene encoding uncharacterized protein LOC123531123: MSDKTVDDVAPTGDTVLGEEEGFTTTNSKGNLNITENMEANEAFNMDVISEEINQTEATRSHVTTKNTDQNTNQELCEDTNAATENVTTESHETCGEGEAIGGSEETLCKPCQPCLENDKVIDSMLYCIECEEYLCEKCVEMHRGVKLSKKHKLVPKETPDEHGKELKINKKEECPIHLNEFIEWFCISDDKLCCPICKATEHSRCQSLVAIISVAKTTEIQTITQEITETQIKLKHAIDKKRTDITFLEEDRNDSLRVLEKIKIDTENTFERLSLSLNKENQKIEAKYTEQNEDLKTDIEHYSKIAANLDTTLAVLQKENICDEYKFIQMKKTEVHLKSVQNTISNDTCKPLSTPIGYERDKLYNEKLTAFERFGYFDDDKSLYSSSEPTKINVLQRLETSTLIFGVCVVGCEMILITDWTNRAIKLVDTCKGSIKSKLDVQSNPFGICNLEEGEMYAVTLTSRNLILLIEVGKDGHMITKTSFGTGEHCRGIAHCSSRLFVACGGQDNEGPGHIRIFDVNGKLQKTVMSDKSGYAVVTCPWKIEHMPGKNVMLITDTKILSYMDSSDNVIQLAKDIPVYPRWASLCFDPEGRVMIDDRVSKCIKLVSSDYRLVQTIVADLPELPVAIAFDSSNFKLFIAMENIDDLYCFQIERNNWDKPATFF, encoded by the coding sequence ATGTCGGACAAGACTGTAGATGATGTTGCTCCTACTGGAGACACAGTGTTAGGTGAAGAGGAAGGTTTTACAACGACAAACTCTAAAGGGAATTTAAACATAACTGAAAATATGGAGGCAAATGAAGCATTTAATATGGATGTTATATCAGAAGAAATAAATCAAACTGAGGCTACGAGAAGTCATGTTACCACTAAAAACACTGATCAAAACACTAATCAGGAATTATGTGAAGACACAAATGCAGCAACAGAAAACGTAACAACTGAATCACATGAAACCTGTGGTGAAGGTGAAGCGATAGGTGGCTCTGAGGAGACATTATGCAAACCATGTCAGCCTTGTCTGGAAAATGATAAAGTAATCGACTCTATGCTATACTGTATTGAATGTGAGGAATATTTATGCGAGAAATGTGTGGAAATGCATCGAGGCGTTAAACTTAGTAAAAAGCACAAACTTGTTCCAAAAGAAACACCAGACGAACATGGAAAAGAATTgaagataaataaaaaagaagaatgtCCTATTCACTTAAATGAATTTATAGAATGGTTTTGTATATCAGATGATAAACTCTGTTGCCCAATTTGCAAAGCAACAGAACACAGTAGATGTCAAAGTTTAGTTGCCATTATAAGTGTCGCGAAAACTACGGAGATACAAACGATTACGCAGGAGATTACAGAAACACAAATTAAACTGAAACATGCAATTGACAAAAAGAGAACAGACATCACATTTCTTGAAGAGGATAGGAATGAttcattgcgtgtgttagagaaaataaaaatagatactGAAAATACTTTTGAGAGATTAAGTCTTTCACTCAATAAAGAAAACCAGAAAATTGAAGCAAAGTACACGGAACAAAATGAAGACCTCAAAACTGATATTGAACATTATTCGAAAATTGCTGCAAACTTAGATACAACGCTAGCAGTCTTGCAGAAAGAAAACATCTGCGATGagtacaaatttattcaaatgaagAAAACCGAAGTACACCTGAAATCAGTTCAAAACACTATCTCAAACGACACGTGTAAACCTTTATCTACTCCAATAGGTTATGAAAGAGATAAACTGTACAACGAAAAACTAACCGCCTTTGAGAGATTTGGCTATTTTGATGACGACAAAAGTCTATACAGTTCCTCGGAACCAACGAAGATAAACGTTTTACAGCGTTTGGAGACAAGTACTTTAATATTTGGCGTATGCGTGGTAGGATGCGAAATGATTTTAATTACAGACTGGACAAATCGTGCCATCAAGCTTGTTGACACGTGCAAAGGAAGTATAAAAAGCAAACTTGACGTTCAATCAAATCCGTTTGGAATCTGCAATTTAGAAGAAGGTGAAATGTATGCTGTAACCCTTACTTCGCGTAATTTGATCTTGTTAATCGAAGTCGGGAAAGATGGACATATGATAACCAAAACGTCATTTGGGACAGGCGAACACTGCCGTGGAATTGCACATTGCAGTTCACGGCTATTTGTAGCGTGCGGTGGTCAAGACAATGAAGGACCTGGACATATTAGAATTTTTGATGTGAATGGGAAACTACAGAAAACAGTAATGTCTGACAAATCCGGATATGCAGTTGTTACATGTCCATGGAAAATTGAACATATGCCTGGAAAGAACGTCATGCTGATAACTGATACCAAAATTCTATCGTATATGGACTCTTCAGACAACGTTATCCAACTGGCAAAGGATATCCCCGTATATCCGAGATGGGCTTCTCTATGTTTTGATCCAGAAGGCCGAGTTATGATTGACGATCGTGTTTCTAAATGTATAAAACTTGTTTCAAGCGATTATCGCCTAGTGCAGACAATTGTCGCAGATTTGCCAGAATTGCCGGTTGCAATAGCTTTCGATAGCTCAAATTTTAAACTGTTCATTGCAatggaaaatattgatgatttGTACTGTTTCCAGATCGAACGGAACAATTGGGATAAACcggcaacatttttttaa